The genomic DNA TTCCTGCTCATTCATCCAATTGGAACAGAGTAAAACGGGCTGGAACAATCCAGGTCGTGGAATTTATTCTGGGAAAAGAGATGTTTGCAATCGATCTCTTTGATACACGGGAGGTCATTACCCAGACCGAAGTAACTCCCCTTCCCAGTACCCCTGATTATCTGAAGGGAATAATAGATCTCAGGGGATCGATCACAACCATTGTGGATCTCAAAGGGCTGATGCATATCACCACCGAATCAGCGGGTAAGAAAAATTCGCGGATTATCGTCCTTGATCGGTCCATTACCAGCAAACCAATCGGGATCCTGGTAGATGATGTCTTCTCCGTCACCACGTATGGACAAGAAGACATCGACCGCGAGAACACCTCATCCAGCGACACGCACCGGGACATCATCGGAGTCATCAGGAAGAGAACAAAAAATGCCGGTGAGAAAGATAAGGGCGGGCTTGTTGTCTGGCTTGATATCAGGAAGATGATCGGAAAGATAGAAGAAGAGTTGTAAAGAGCGTATAGGATAGAGAGTTATATTCTTTTTTTCATACTACCCCCCTGACATCATCAAGAAAAAATCAGGATTTAATAGACCGGCCCTCTCCCTCAATGCTACAATTGGAACGTTGCTCTTCAATGAATATCATCAGATATTGGTAAATTAAGGTGCTGTATAGACCAGCTCGGAAGCCGGACCTATGGGAACGAATCGTGTTGAATTTTGATACCAACGTACTATCATCAAAAACAGGAAAAAGGGATTATTAAATTGGGAAAAAAGTTATTTTGCTTCGTATTTCTTGATGACCGTAGTCAGTCGGGCTATTATATCCTTATTGAGATCACGGACTTTCCTGGATGCGATCTCGTGTATTTTCTTCTGTGAAAGGTCGGTCTCTTTTCCAAGCTGAGTCTGTGTCACCTTCTTCGCTTGGGTCAGTGCATTAATCCGGTCTGCAATCTCTTTTGGGATTTCAATAATGTCTTCGAGAGCAGATTTTGATCCTGCTTTTGATGCTGGCTTTTTCGCGGCAGTGGCCGTTTTTTTCGCCGGAGCAGAAGTCTTTTTATCTGAACCTGCTGATACTGCTTTTGATGACATTACTGCAGTTTTTACTGGTGCCTTTGCTTTTGATGCCACCGATGCGAGTGCTGGTTTCCCCTCTGACATCACCAGTTTTTTGATCTCTTTCAATTCAGCATCCAGGGACTGAATCATCTTTTCCATCTTCAGGATCTGTTTTGCCTGAAGATCAACAACCTTCTGAAGGTTATTTTCCGTTGCTGCCGGTTTTGCAACCGGTGCCTTTGATGTAGTCTTGGAGCTGACTGGTTTTTTGGAAGTTGTCTTTTTGGTAGCTGGTTTTGTGACCATTATGATCCCCCCATGAGTCTAATGACGTATAATAGTGTAGTTTAAATTTTCTTAAACATTCCGGCCCCTGAATGCCGGATATCACCAATACATCAATAGAGACTTACCAGATAATAGAACGTGCTATTTTATATTTTTTTAGTATCAGGATAGGAATATTCCTTCAATTCTCAAACTCAGCATGAACGAAAAGAGTCAGGGCAATTCATCACGAAATTAATAGTTTTGATCAAATGCTATAAATTTCGGATATTATCAAATAATATTCATAATTATCCTTGTTTTTTTCACAAAAATCCAAGAGAGAGCAGAATGCGTGTTTCACATACTGGATAAACATTTTCAGGTTTTGCAAATTCCAATCTCCTGAAATCGAGAAATATATGGACTGTCTGAATGAGAAACACGAATAGGTTTTTTTATCCAAATTTTTATGTAGATAGATACCAATATGAGATATATGCCCCTGATACAGAATAATTTCGCTTTCTTTTTCAAAATATTGGCCCTCATGCTGATACTTGTACCTGCTTCCTGTGTGGGCTCCACGGATCCTACGGTTATCATAACCGGATACAAGATATCACCTGATGTCATTCTTCCCCATGACATCGGAACTATAGAGGTGACCCTTGCAAATACGGCCATGCAGGCATCAAAGACGAATACTAAGCCCGGCGGCCAGGAAGAAATGGTTGCACAGTCAAAGACAGTCCCGGTCAATGCCTTTGTTGAATCTGCAATACTCAAGACCACCGACTTTACCGTATTATCCGGATGGTACCAGGACATCGGGGAGATTGGCCCAGGTCAGTCAACAACTTTGACTTTCCTTGTAGAGGCACCTGACCGTGAGGGACTCTACTTCCCTGAAGTCTGGATTCGGGTCAGAGGAGCGGAGAGTGTAAAATATCCGATCCCGGTTAATGTAAATACCAGACATACCCTCATCAAGCAACCATCCATTCGCCTCTCACGGTCTGTACCCGTGAACATCACTCCGGGAAGTGCCTTTGATATAACACTTGATCTGCAGAATGAGGGACTTGCAACGGCCCATGATATAACGGTGGAGATAATTACTCCAAATACCTCGCTTTCATCGCAAAGTCCTGAACGACAGTTTATCCGTGAGCTGAAACCAGGTGACAGCACAACCGTGGCCCTTTCATTTCAGTCAGATAATGATATTCCCATCGGTATCAGGCAGATTCCGGTCCGCATCTCCTACCTGAATGCAGATGGTACCAGGCTTGTGCAGAATGAACAGATCGGGGTACTTGTTCAGGGAACCGGTGAACTGGGGATTGCAAAACAGATCCTTGATCCAGAACAGATATTTGTTGGTGATATGTTCAGCCTGGTCTGCAGAATAGAAAACACCGGAACTGACAAGGCGAAATCAGTCAGAGCAACGCTGGATATTCCGTTTGATGGTACCAAAGAGGCATTTGTCGGAACCATCGGGCCGGATAACGATGCACCAGCGGTATTCACCCTGAAAGCAACACAGGCCGGAGACATCCCCTTTCATCTGACAATTCAATACAAGGATGATTTCGGAATTCATGAAGAGGTAATACCACTTCATGTCTTTGTTGGTGAAAAGAACGGTTCAGGGATGATAATCATTCTGGTACTGGTGGTCCTGGCTGGAGCAGGATTTCTCTACTGGAGACGGCAGCGTCAGCCCTGATCATGACAGGAAATCACCTTTCAGTCGCATTTTTCCTTGCTATACGCTCAATTCAGCGAGGGAACCGATTCACCTTTCTTCTCACCGTTGCGATCATGGGATTGGTTTTTGTAAACCTGGTATTCCTGCCATCTATCATTTCAGGGGTTGTTGTCAACTTTAACACCCAGTCCATCAACTATAATTACGGGAACCTGGTCATCGAGCCTCGAGAGAATACGCTGTATATCACCGGTGTGGATGAGGTCAAACAGAAGATTTCCCAGATATCAGAAGTGATCGGAACATCACCCAGGTTCTCTGCCGGAGCCACGTATAATTATCATGGAACCCAGATATCCGGGCAGATAGTAGGGTTTAATCCCAGATATGAGCAGGAAGTGACGCTCCTGCATACCAAGCTGAAAGAAGGAGAATTCCTTGCAGAGGGAGATGGCGATAGTATCCTTCTTGGTGCCCAGCTTGCCGGCAATATTGATGAACGGAAAGATAAGACCGATTCACTCGGAGGAGTCACAGCCGGAGATTCTATTCTCGTGACCTTTAATAACGGGGTGAAAAGAACCCTGAAGGTAAAGGGGATTTTAGATACCGGTTCATTCGGGGTTGATCGGAACGGTTTTGTGACGCTCAAGGAAGTAAACCAGGTATATGGTATATCTGATACTGCTACGTCAGTGCTGGTAAAACTCAGCCAGAACGGGGAAGAAGAGCGGTATAAAAAAATCCTCATGGAGTCTGGTATTGCTCAAAAGATCCGGACATTCCAGGAGAAGGGACAGGGATTTGTAAATGATGCTATCCGGAGCTTTGAGATAATTAATGCCATCTCAACCATGGTCAGCCTGGTTATCGCAATCGTGGTCATCTTCATTGTGATATTTATAAATACCATCAACAAACGCCGTCAGATAGGGATTCTGAAAGCTATCGGGATTAATAAAAAGATCATCATCTATTCCTACATCATTCAGGTTCTGATAATCGCAACCTGCGGTATTCTTCTGGGTCTGGCATTAAGCTCAGGCCTTGTTGCTTACCTTACGATCAATCCGCTTGTATTTCCCGGAGGAGCGGTGTATCCGGTGGTAGAACCAGGTCCCGTCATCCGAAGTGTCATCAGCCTGGCACTGGTATCGCTGATATCCGGATTTATCCCGTCATGGAAGACCGCAAATGAACCCATTCTTGATGCCATCAGGGGGCAGTAATGATAGAGGTAAGTGATGTCACCCGGATATATCAGATGGGGCTGGTGGAAGTCAGGGCTCTTCAGGGAGTAAATTGTAGAATAGAGAGTGGAGAGTTCGTCGGGATCATGGGGCCCTCAGGGAGTGGAAAATCAACTTTGCTGCATATCCTGGGCCTGCTTGATGAACCAACCGCAGGCACGGTCACTATTGACGGAATACCGGTGGGAACGCTGAGTGAAGAGGAGAAGAGTGATTTCCGGCTGAACCGACTTGGATATGTATTTCAGGATTATGCCCTGGTCCCTGAACTCTCGGTGCAGGAGAATGTTGTTCTTCCTGCCATGGCACGGGGGATTTCGCCAAATGAATACCTGAGAGAGAGTGAAAAGATCCTGCACGAAGTGGGGCTTGGTCACCGGATTCATCACAGGCAGTATGAACTCTCCGGCGGGGAGCAGCAACGGGTCGCCATCGCCCGGGCCCTGATAAACCGCCCAAGTATTCTCTTTGCTGATGAACCCTGTGCCAACCTTGACTCGAATACATCACGGACTATTCTTAATCTGTTCCGTGATCTGAATGAAAAATTCGGACAGACCATCATCATGGTTACCCACGAAGACTGGCATGAAGAGTACATGTGCCGGGTACTCTATATGAAGGATGGACTTATCGAGGATGAGAAAGCGTGTAAAATGAGAAGAAGGGATGGTGTTTCTGAGAGTATATCAGATTATCTCTGATTCAAAGTGAATAATATTGCGGGACTGTGGATCAAATGTGATGCCTATCAGAAATTTCTTCCGGGGATCGGCGAAATATTTCTGAACATACTCCCTGTTATGAATTTGCTCAAGGGCTGATGTATTTTCAGGAGGTATATCGGACACTTTAAATTCAAAGATCCAGATACCGGTTCGTGTTTTTACTGTCAGATCAATTCGTCCTTTATTTGTCATATCTTCAGCAATTATCTCATACCCGAGACTTGCGAACCAGGAGTACAATATACTTGCATAAAAACCTTCAAATCCGGACATCTGATTTTTTCGGTACCATTCATAGGGAATCGAAGCGAAAAGTGACTCGATGAGAACTTTTAACTGATCAGCGTGTCCCCCTTCAAGAATCTCATACAGTCGGACCCGGGATTCTGATACAGAATATCCCAGAAGAGTATCAGAAAATAAGAGATTCAAGGAAGTTCTGACTTCAAGGTTCGGGTACCCCAGAACACAGGTAAATCCTCTCACCGGATCCGACGACCAGGTTTTGATCGTCAGGTACCCTGCCTGAAAGAGGAGGGTTTCAAGCCTGATATGCTCAGGATCAAATGAACCAAGAAGATCATCTCCTGCAATCAGCCCCTCATATTCAGCAGGAAACCGGGGATGTACGGACCATAGTTTTATGAGAAAAGAAGGTGTTCCAGTTTCAAACCAATAGGGTCTGAATACTTTTTTTGAAAAGAGAAGCAGGATATCAAACGGGTTATACACGTGTTCCCCAGTCCACGAATATCCGTCATACCACTCACGAACCTGTTCTATTGAATATTTGGAAAGCCAGGAATGAAAGATAGTGGAGATATCTCTTTCGGTGTATCCACAAATCCCGGAGTATGCACTGTCAAGGGTGATATCATTCAGATTATTCAGGCCTGAGAAGATACCGGTCTTTACAAATTTGGAGACACCGGTTAACATGACAAACTTCAAATAAGGATCGAGAGATTTTAATACCCCATAAAAATCTTTGAGAATGTCCCGCATCCCGATTGCAGTCTGGACATCCTCTACGGTATCGAGTATTGGCTTGTCATATTCATCGATGAGGATGACAACCTTTTCTCCGGCTGATTCATGTATTGATCTGACAATATGCGAGAAATTTCCAGACAATGACCCTTCAGAAGCGGTACAGTCCCACTTTTTTCCCCATTCATCTATGATCTCCTGAATCCCTGCTCTGAGTTCATCAGGGGTTCTGACAGGAAATGCAGACCAGTCTATTCGAAGGACAGGATATATACGGGTCCAATCCCACCCGGAATTCGGATCATCAAGGAACAACCCATTAAAGAGTTTCTTTCGTCCGGAAAAGGCACAATCAAGGGTGTCAATGAAGAGACTCTTTCCAAACCGCCGGGGCCGTGATAAGAAATAATATGACCCGTTCTTTACAAGGGAGGCAATGAAAGGAGTCTTATCCACATATGCAAACCCTTCGGTCCTCATCTTCTCAAATGACTGGATACCGATAGGGAGTTTTTGGACCTGTGCAGATGAATTCACGGGGTGACCTCCCGGTTATGCACACACCGATCACCTGCGAAGACAAGGACCCATCGTTTCACCTTTTTCTGATATGCCCATTCTGGTGACGATCCATACCGTGTCATCTGCTCTATTCCATCTTTCAATGCCTTGTTTATTGCCTCTGGTGAACTCTGACCTGATTTTATATATTTTAACTCAAAAAGAGCATAGTAATCCGGATGCCAGGGCTCCCGTGGTAGGAACGCAATATCGATATATCCACCTGAAATTTCATATTCTGATTTTACCAGGTACAGAGTACTCATATGGGCATAGGCGAATATGAGAATTTTCAGGTATTTTTCATCAAAGCCGATATAGTCACGATTGGAAAAAGCATGGAGAACCTCTTCAACAAGGGAAACCAGTTTATCACACTTCCCGGAGTAAGCTATCTGATAAATGGCATCTGCAATTACGCTGCTTTGTACATCCAATCCAGCTTCTCGTGAGATCATCTGCATCATGAAATCATGATACAGGCCATGTATGACATAATTTGGAGTCTTTACCTGCACTCTGCCGGGTAGTGACTCCTGGATTGTCAATAGCCCGAGGTAAAAGAGAAGCGAGATGAAATCATCTTCAGAAAAAGAGATATCAAGAGTAAAGGTCTCGGTGAGGTTTGCTGAAACAAAGCCGTCACTGGTTATCCTGGACAGGACTGAAAAATTCTGATCAGGAGTTTTTATCCGCATCAGTTTTTCAAACTTGCTATAGTCACTAATAATATTCGAATCAAGAAGTTTTTCCGGGGGCTTTTGCCGGTCAAGACAACTTGTAAGATAATAGAGGACCATATCACTATTGAACAGACGGGCAGTACAATCTTCACTGAAACAATACCCATCATAATACTCCCGGAGGGTCTCGATCATCCCGGGAAAGATGATCTCTTCAGGAAGTGCCTCATGAATGAGCATGTCAACTTCTGACTCAGTAAATCCCATCATCTCATGGAGTCTCGGGCTTCGGGTCAGGTCCCGTGCGGTACTAAATCCACTGGTAAGACTGTCAAGCGTTATCGGAGATACACCGGTTGCGAAAATCCTGCCAACTATTGTCTTAGTCGCCTCTTTCAATACCTCAAACCATTTCCTGATAAAACCATTCCCGCCAAGGCTCTGGTGAAAGAGCTGTATGTCAAATCCAAGGAGTTCATTCGCAAAATGATCATACTCATCAATGATGACATATATCTGTCCATCAATTCTGGTAAATACCAGGGAGAAAAATTCTGCCAAAACGTCAGCAGGAGATGAATGGCTATGAAGAGTTATGGGAATATTATATTTTGCAAGAAACAGATTCAGATAGTTTTGGATTTTACGACTGAAACTCTCCACAAGTTCTTCTTCTGTGGTAGTTGATATTCCGGAGAAATCAAAATTCAATACGTAGTATGATCCTTTTTTCGGAGTTGGTTCCTTCCAGATATCAGTGCCGGTAAAGAATTCATTAAATTGATCTTTTTGCAATCGATCATAGTAATTACTCAGAAGAGAGACAAACAGACTCTTTCCAAACCGCCGGGGCCGGAGAAAAAAAACAAACGGTTCCTGATTCTCTTCAAGAACCCGGATGAACCTTGTTTTATCAACGTACAGATATCCCTCTCTGGCAATGGTCTGGTAATTACTTATACCATAGGGGATTCTCTTTCCGGCCATTCTATATCACTATGGTTATCATGCTATTTCTATTATCAGGACTCACGTGGAAATCAGCCGGCAACAAAGACCCGGTACACCTGATCATACACCTGAACTGCTGACCATACCCCGGTCCTTACAATTCCCTTGCTGTTCCATACATCATACACCGTTCTCCCGGTCCAGGTATACCTGACAAGGTCTTTCACATCACGAAATGTTGGAAATTCTGTCAGCACATTATCAGGCGGGACTGAATTCAATTCATCATAATCAGAACACCAGAGGACATTTCCATCACTATCCATGAGAACTGCAAATACATCCGGATTTAAACCAGCTCTTTTCGCTGCAACCTCACCAAAATTCTCATCATTCAGATGAATCATGAGATGTTCAATACCCTGACCTGTCCGGACAAGCCATATAACATCCCTTCCTGAAGATGTTATGTGACCGGTCCCAAAAGGAATCTCGTAGACTGATTGGTTGAAGATAAAGGGTCTTCGCTGATCATGAGGGAAATCATAGGGAATGTGAGTTCCAATAAGAGACGTATACGAATCATCAGAGATATGAGATATGATTCCATCAGAGGAAATCAGGGCTGCAAACATAATTGCAGGATTGTCAGATGTTATTGATGACAAAAGAGGTGTAATGTCATCACTACGGATACCCGGGTTCGCAAGCTTCAGCAATA from Methanospirillum hungatei JF-1 includes the following:
- a CDS encoding chemotaxis protein CheW; translated protein: MGAGHMGTYSVEISADAVQEEQISSVPAHSSNWNRVKRAGTIQVVEFILGKEMFAIDLFDTREVITQTEVTPLPSTPDYLKGIIDLRGSITTIVDLKGLMHITTESAGKKNSRIIVLDRSITSKPIGILVDDVFSVTTYGQEDIDRENTSSSDTHRDIIGVIRKRTKNAGEKDKGGLVVWLDIRKMIGKIEEEL
- a CDS encoding COG1361 S-layer family protein; translation: MLILVPASCVGSTDPTVIITGYKISPDVILPHDIGTIEVTLANTAMQASKTNTKPGGQEEMVAQSKTVPVNAFVESAILKTTDFTVLSGWYQDIGEIGPGQSTTLTFLVEAPDREGLYFPEVWIRVRGAESVKYPIPVNVNTRHTLIKQPSIRLSRSVPVNITPGSAFDITLDLQNEGLATAHDITVEIITPNTSLSSQSPERQFIRELKPGDSTTVALSFQSDNDIPIGIRQIPVRISYLNADGTRLVQNEQIGVLVQGTGELGIAKQILDPEQIFVGDMFSLVCRIENTGTDKAKSVRATLDIPFDGTKEAFVGTIGPDNDAPAVFTLKATQAGDIPFHLTIQYKDDFGIHEEVIPLHVFVGEKNGSGMIIILVLVVLAGAGFLYWRRQRQP
- a CDS encoding ABC transporter permease; amino-acid sequence: MTGNHLSVAFFLAIRSIQRGNRFTFLLTVAIMGLVFVNLVFLPSIISGVVVNFNTQSINYNYGNLVIEPRENTLYITGVDEVKQKISQISEVIGTSPRFSAGATYNYHGTQISGQIVGFNPRYEQEVTLLHTKLKEGEFLAEGDGDSILLGAQLAGNIDERKDKTDSLGGVTAGDSILVTFNNGVKRTLKVKGILDTGSFGVDRNGFVTLKEVNQVYGISDTATSVLVKLSQNGEEERYKKILMESGIAQKIRTFQEKGQGFVNDAIRSFEIINAISTMVSLVIAIVVIFIVIFINTINKRRQIGILKAIGINKKIIIYSYIIQVLIIATCGILLGLALSSGLVAYLTINPLVFPGGAVYPVVEPGPVIRSVISLALVSLISGFIPSWKTANEPILDAIRGQ
- a CDS encoding ABC transporter ATP-binding protein: MIEVSDVTRIYQMGLVEVRALQGVNCRIESGEFVGIMGPSGSGKSTLLHILGLLDEPTAGTVTIDGIPVGTLSEEEKSDFRLNRLGYVFQDYALVPELSVQENVVLPAMARGISPNEYLRESEKILHEVGLGHRIHHRQYELSGGEQQRVAIARALINRPSILFADEPCANLDSNTSRTILNLFRDLNEKFGQTIIMVTHEDWHEEYMCRVLYMKDGLIEDEKACKMRRRDGVSESISDYL
- a CDS encoding ATP-binding protein produces the protein MNSSAQVQKLPIGIQSFEKMRTEGFAYVDKTPFIASLVKNGSYYFLSRPRRFGKSLFIDTLDCAFSGRKKLFNGLFLDDPNSGWDWTRIYPVLRIDWSAFPVRTPDELRAGIQEIIDEWGKKWDCTASEGSLSGNFSHIVRSIHESAGEKVVILIDEYDKPILDTVEDVQTAIGMRDILKDFYGVLKSLDPYLKFVMLTGVSKFVKTGIFSGLNNLNDITLDSAYSGICGYTERDISTIFHSWLSKYSIEQVREWYDGYSWTGEHVYNPFDILLLFSKKVFRPYWFETGTPSFLIKLWSVHPRFPAEYEGLIAGDDLLGSFDPEHIRLETLLFQAGYLTIKTWSSDPVRGFTCVLGYPNLEVRTSLNLLFSDTLLGYSVSESRVRLYEILEGGHADQLKVLIESLFASIPYEWYRKNQMSGFEGFYASILYSWFASLGYEIIAEDMTNKGRIDLTVKTRTGIWIFEFKVSDIPPENTSALEQIHNREYVQKYFADPRKKFLIGITFDPQSRNIIHFESEII
- a CDS encoding ATP-binding protein; amino-acid sequence: MAGKRIPYGISNYQTIAREGYLYVDKTRFIRVLEENQEPFVFFLRPRRFGKSLFVSLLSNYYDRLQKDQFNEFFTGTDIWKEPTPKKGSYYVLNFDFSGISTTTEEELVESFSRKIQNYLNLFLAKYNIPITLHSHSSPADVLAEFFSLVFTRIDGQIYVIIDEYDHFANELLGFDIQLFHQSLGGNGFIRKWFEVLKEATKTIVGRIFATGVSPITLDSLTSGFSTARDLTRSPRLHEMMGFTESEVDMLIHEALPEEIIFPGMIETLREYYDGYCFSEDCTARLFNSDMVLYYLTSCLDRQKPPEKLLDSNIISDYSKFEKLMRIKTPDQNFSVLSRITSDGFVSANLTETFTLDISFSEDDFISLLFYLGLLTIQESLPGRVQVKTPNYVIHGLYHDFMMQMISREAGLDVQSSVIADAIYQIAYSGKCDKLVSLVEEVLHAFSNRDYIGFDEKYLKILIFAYAHMSTLYLVKSEYEISGGYIDIAFLPREPWHPDYYALFELKYIKSGQSSPEAINKALKDGIEQMTRYGSSPEWAYQKKVKRWVLVFAGDRCVHNREVTP